ACTTGGAGAAAATTCTTGACGCCGAGGTACCGGAATGGAGGCAGCACTATGAGCGTTGAACGTCGACGACTCTACCGGTTACCAGATGAAGGGAAAATCGCCGGTGTGTGTGCTGGGATCGCGCGTTACCTCGGATTGGAAACTTGGGTGGTGCGCATCATTGCCTTAAGCTTCTTGCTGTTCTCAGGTGGCACAGCGGTGCTTGCCTACTTTTTAGCAGTGTGGGCGATGGATGTGGCACCTGAGGCACAGTCGGGTAGGACAGGGGGAGTCGGTTTTGATGTCACAGGGGCTTGTGATGCCCAAAATGGCGATGGTGCGCTTCATGTAGAACCAACCGTTAAGGAAGTGTGGTCGCGTCATTGGGGGCCACGGGCAACGTTGGAGATGCTTGATAATCGCCTAGC
The genomic region above belongs to Gammaproteobacteria bacterium and contains:
- a CDS encoding PspC domain-containing protein → MSRPWKRASKTWRKFLTPRYRNGGSTMSVERRRLYRLPDEGKIAGVCAGIARYLGLETWVVRIIALSFLLFSGGTAVLAYFLAVWAMDVAPEAQSGRTGGVGFDVTGACDAQNGDGALHVEPTVKEVWSRHWGPRATLEMLDNRLA